One uncultured Pseudodesulfovibrio sp. genomic window carries:
- a CDS encoding phenylacetate--CoA ligase: MDHRFIPHLTEEQIADIQLEGLKWTVGHTHANSPFYQARFREKGVEPGDITSLDDLRKLPFTTAEDLKDGYPMPLLSVPERDVVRIHGSSGTTGKRKILAYTQNDIDTWKDMFARCYEMAGLTVEDRVQICVGYGLWTAGAGFQLGCERFGAMALPVGPGLLEIQLQMLTDLKSTCICSTASMALLMGEEVQKQGLADKISLKKAIFGSETHTPKMRRQFEQALGLEDSFDIIGMTELYGPGTGLECAAHDGIHYWADMYITEIIDPETLEPVAPGEVGEMVVTSLRKEASPLIRYRTHDLTRLIPGQCACGVTMPRVDKIMGRSDDMFIFRGVNIYPGQIGSVLEHFKELSAEYRIFLSRKDGLDHMAVHVERAPGAPSGNDEGLARALADEIRKNILVRGEVSILGPGELPRSFSKTKRVEDSRGEE, translated from the coding sequence ATGGACCATCGTTTCATACCGCATTTGACCGAGGAACAGATCGCCGACATCCAGCTTGAAGGCCTGAAATGGACCGTGGGCCACACCCACGCCAACAGCCCCTTCTACCAGGCCCGCTTCAGGGAAAAGGGCGTGGAGCCCGGCGACATCACCTCTCTGGACGATCTGCGCAAGCTCCCCTTCACCACAGCGGAGGACCTCAAGGACGGCTATCCCATGCCGCTGCTCTCCGTGCCTGAACGGGACGTGGTCCGCATCCACGGGTCCAGCGGAACCACGGGCAAACGGAAGATTCTGGCCTATACCCAGAATGACATCGACACCTGGAAGGACATGTTCGCCCGCTGCTACGAGATGGCCGGGCTGACCGTGGAGGACCGGGTCCAGATATGCGTGGGCTACGGTCTGTGGACCGCGGGCGCGGGCTTCCAGCTGGGCTGCGAGCGGTTCGGGGCCATGGCTCTGCCCGTGGGCCCCGGCCTGCTGGAGATTCAGCTCCAGATGCTGACCGACCTGAAATCCACCTGCATATGTTCCACGGCCTCCATGGCCCTGCTCATGGGCGAGGAGGTCCAGAAACAGGGGCTGGCGGACAAGATCAGCCTGAAGAAGGCCATCTTCGGTTCCGAAACCCACACCCCCAAGATGCGCCGCCAGTTCGAACAGGCTCTGGGCCTGGAGGACAGCTTCGACATCATCGGCATGACCGAACTCTACGGACCGGGTACGGGCCTGGAGTGCGCGGCCCACGACGGCATCCATTACTGGGCGGACATGTACATCACCGAAATCATCGACCCGGAAACGCTGGAGCCTGTGGCCCCCGGCGAGGTGGGCGAGATGGTCGTCACCTCCCTGCGCAAGGAGGCTTCGCCGCTGATCCGCTACCGGACCCACGACCTGACCCGGCTCATCCCGGGCCAATGCGCCTGCGGCGTGACCATGCCGCGCGTGGACAAGATCATGGGCCGGTCCGACGACATGTTCATCTTCCGGGGCGTGAACATCTACCCCGGCCAGATCGGCTCCGTGCTGGAACATTTCAAGGAACTTTCCGCCGAATATCGGATCTTCCTCAGCCGCAAGGATGGCCTGGATCATATGGCCGTCCACGTGGAGCGCGCTCCCGGCGCACCGTCCGGCAACGACGAAGGGCTGGCCAGGGCATTGGCCGACGAAATCCGCAAGAACATCCTGGTGCGCGGAGAGGTGTCCATCCTCGGCCCCGGCGAACTGCCCCGCAGCTTCTCCAAGACCAAGCGGGTGGAAGACTCGCGCGGGGAAGAGTAG
- a CDS encoding BON domain-containing protein — translation MFRLKLLVVAFIVLLLPGCAMVPFGIGLIPGAPSYVSSIIGGGQSMYETAVDERTTEQQMLDAIVAGHAQAELYKNKDIRADQINTYCYFGKLYLVGEYDSQEQLRTIYECMDRVEGKRQIISRLYLRAPDSENDFFSDQAMYAELRTQLMADFEVTSTPVEVQIVQGDIILLGVIHDKPERDRIMAHALSMDGVNRVVSYLYHQENAGPDPQIMTAQLTPSPEPSRVIPPPPKTKPKKTRPKVERTPTPDPHPVLAVSNPDRGR, via the coding sequence ATGTTCAGACTCAAATTGTTGGTTGTAGCTTTCATTGTTCTACTGCTTCCGGGGTGCGCCATGGTGCCGTTCGGCATAGGGCTCATTCCCGGTGCGCCCTCCTATGTCTCATCGATCATCGGCGGCGGACAGTCCATGTACGAGACGGCCGTGGATGAGCGGACCACCGAGCAGCAGATGCTCGACGCCATCGTGGCCGGACACGCCCAGGCCGAGCTCTACAAGAACAAGGACATCCGGGCGGATCAGATCAATACCTACTGCTATTTCGGCAAGCTCTATCTTGTGGGTGAATACGACTCGCAGGAACAGTTGCGAACCATTTACGAATGCATGGACAGGGTCGAGGGCAAGCGCCAGATCATCAGCCGCCTGTACCTGCGCGCCCCTGACAGCGAGAACGATTTCTTCAGCGATCAGGCCATGTACGCCGAGCTTCGCACGCAACTCATGGCCGATTTCGAGGTCACCAGCACACCGGTCGAAGTTCAGATCGTCCAGGGGGACATCATCCTCCTCGGGGTCATACACGACAAGCCGGAACGTGACCGCATCATGGCCCACGCTTTGAGCATGGACGGGGTGAACCGGGTGGTCTCCTACCTCTACCACCAGGAAAACGCAGGCCCTGATCCCCAGATAATGACCGCCCAGCTGACGCCCTCACCAGAGCCTTCCAGGGTGATCCCTCCGCCTCCCAAAACAAAACCCAAGAAGACCAGGCCCAAGGTCGAAAGGACGCCAACACCGGACCCGCACCCGGTCTTGGCTGTCTCCAACCCCGACAGGGGACGGTGA
- a CDS encoding A24 family peptidase, translating to MDIIPTWAFYFAAAVAGLELGGLATIFIQRWIDEEPICKPGGSRCPECNTKLGFRDTIPLISFLLLKGRCRHCGAAIGPQYLLVELSCLAWALASAYTYGLSPEWGVYLVLGVMLIAGSFIDFETFLLPDRITLGGTAIALAASFVLREGPTWQDSLLGAVAGAGLFWVLQQLYRLWRKQEGLGTGDVKLMAMIGAMVGLGGLPPTILVGSLTGALGAVYYMFRPGKGGIRGRVPYGPFLSLGCMLYLLYGAQIMRWWHF from the coding sequence ATGGACATCATCCCCACCTGGGCCTTTTACTTCGCCGCCGCCGTGGCCGGTCTCGAACTCGGCGGCCTTGCCACCATATTCATCCAGCGTTGGATAGATGAAGAGCCCATTTGCAAGCCGGGCGGATCGCGTTGCCCCGAGTGCAATACCAAGCTTGGCTTTCGCGACACGATCCCGCTGATAAGCTTTCTGCTCCTCAAAGGGCGCTGCCGACACTGCGGCGCGGCCATCGGCCCGCAGTACCTGCTGGTGGAACTGTCCTGTCTGGCCTGGGCACTGGCCTCGGCCTATACCTACGGGCTGTCCCCGGAGTGGGGCGTGTATCTCGTCCTCGGCGTCATGCTCATAGCGGGCAGCTTCATCGACTTCGAAACCTTTCTTCTTCCCGACCGCATCACCCTGGGCGGCACGGCGATCGCTCTGGCGGCCAGCTTCGTGCTCAGGGAAGGGCCGACCTGGCAGGACTCCCTGCTCGGCGCGGTGGCTGGTGCCGGGTTGTTCTGGGTTTTGCAGCAGCTCTACCGGTTGTGGCGCAAGCAGGAGGGGCTGGGCACCGGCGACGTCAAGCTCATGGCCATGATCGGGGCCATGGTGGGCCTGGGCGGTTTGCCCCCGACCATTCTGGTGGGCAGCCTGACCGGGGCGCTCGGCGCTGTCTACTACATGTTCCGCCCCGGCAAGGGCGGCATCCGGGGCCGCGTTCCCTATGGTCCGTTCCTGAGCCTCGGCTGCATGCTCTATCTGCTTTACGGGGCCCAGATCATGCGCTGGTGGCATTTCTAG
- a CDS encoding glycosyltransferase family 39 protein encodes MTTPRDTYSPRLDLVAFFIILASFLIRYWFVASGQLNLVQDEAQYWDWIRRPQLSYYSKGPLIAWIISLWTWVFGNTELGVRFGSILGMTGIQTALYIGVSRVWREYRLAVFVLFAAATMPLLNGLGILSTTDCPLIFYWTVAFFALAAATRHEPDNPVSKWPFIVLGVCMAVGILAKYMMLAFFGVALLYAIILQCRGQLPERFWGRFFAAGVIGSVIGLLPIVIWNMENGWVAYKHVAKLTSGVGGSDWLPDRIGPFFEMLGAQIGLIAPWWFVFIVVATVGAARKAWVGPVGRFDAAYRRDLLTVLFFWPLWATITFKALFSKVEANWTAATYVTGAILAGMAFKAWWEAPKRKTRGRAIMAGVALFVTLTIFVSPLLPLPDSMNITLRLKGWADLGRKVDDVINTEFDDPSRVFAMSDNYGFTSELAFYLKGQPFTYCAWTENRRMNQYDLWPVPDKDKLGWDAVMVRKRFQKHPVGELRKMFEYVSEPIFYQSSFNGGLGRKFTIIICKGFTGYWPRHTGKF; translated from the coding sequence ATGACTACGCCCCGCGACACATATTCTCCCCGGCTGGATTTGGTGGCCTTTTTCATCATCCTTGCGTCCTTTTTGATCCGTTACTGGTTCGTGGCCTCTGGCCAGTTGAACCTGGTGCAGGACGAGGCGCAGTATTGGGATTGGATCAGACGGCCGCAGTTGTCCTATTATTCCAAGGGACCACTCATCGCCTGGATCATCAGCCTGTGGACCTGGGTTTTCGGGAACACCGAGTTGGGCGTGCGTTTCGGGTCGATTTTGGGCATGACGGGCATCCAGACCGCGCTCTATATCGGGGTGTCACGCGTATGGCGTGAGTACCGGTTGGCCGTGTTCGTGCTTTTCGCGGCCGCGACCATGCCCCTGCTCAACGGGCTGGGTATTTTGTCCACCACCGACTGTCCGCTGATCTTCTACTGGACCGTAGCCTTTTTCGCCCTGGCCGCAGCCACCCGCCATGAGCCGGACAATCCGGTATCCAAATGGCCCTTTATCGTTCTGGGCGTGTGCATGGCAGTGGGCATCCTGGCCAAGTACATGATGCTCGCCTTCTTCGGCGTGGCCCTGCTCTACGCCATTATCCTTCAGTGCCGCGGGCAGTTGCCCGAGCGGTTCTGGGGTCGTTTCTTTGCTGCCGGAGTCATAGGCTCCGTTATCGGCTTGCTGCCCATTGTCATCTGGAACATGGAAAACGGCTGGGTGGCATACAAACATGTGGCCAAACTGACCTCGGGCGTGGGCGGCAGCGACTGGCTGCCCGACCGCATCGGCCCGTTCTTCGAGATGCTTGGCGCGCAGATCGGCTTGATCGCGCCGTGGTGGTTCGTCTTCATCGTAGTGGCCACTGTGGGCGCGGCGCGCAAGGCGTGGGTCGGCCCTGTGGGCCGGTTCGACGCCGCCTACCGCCGCGACCTGCTGACCGTGCTCTTTTTCTGGCCTCTGTGGGCTACCATCACCTTCAAGGCGCTCTTCTCCAAGGTGGAAGCCAACTGGACCGCCGCCACCTACGTTACAGGCGCGATCCTGGCGGGCATGGCCTTCAAGGCATGGTGGGAGGCCCCCAAACGCAAAACGCGCGGAAGGGCGATCATGGCGGGTGTGGCCCTCTTCGTCACCCTGACCATTTTTGTCTCCCCGCTCCTGCCGCTCCCGGATTCCATGAACATCACCCTGCGCCTCAAGGGATGGGCCGATCTGGGACGCAAGGTGGACGACGTCATCAACACCGAATTCGATGATCCGTCCAGGGTGTTCGCCATGTCCGACAACTACGGGTTCACCTCGGAACTGGCCTTTTACCTCAAAGGCCAGCCCTTCACCTACTGCGCCTGGACTGAAAATCGGCGCATGAACCAGTACGATCTCTGGCCCGTGCCGGACAAGGACAAGCTCGGATGGGACGCGGTCATGGTCCGGAAGCGCTTCCAAAAGCATCCCGTGGGGGAACTGCGCAAGATGTTCGAGTACGTCAGCGAGCCGATCTTCTATCAGTCGTCCTTCAACGGCGGCCTCGGGCGCAAGTTCACCATCATCATCTGCAAGGGATTCACCGGCTACTGGCCCCGCCACACCGGCAAGTTCTAG